One Pectobacterium colocasium DNA segment encodes these proteins:
- a CDS encoding response regulator transcription factor has protein sequence MRVLVVDDDSVLCHWLGSKLHSHGHSCRMVHDGAHALKAIKDEVYDVVLLDRMLPIMDGFTVLRELQGSRHPPIMLLSALDRDVDRVMGLELGAEDYLGKPFNFNELRLRLDIMARRGKRHADNPSMLTFEDLQLDRMQRVAWRGGKRIDLTDKEIKLLIILMENPGQAITRTMLLERVWGYNFDPQTNLIDVHMSKLRAKIDKGFPRPLIKTLRAMGYALGTVDKDKTDVGSHAE, from the coding sequence ATGCGTGTATTAGTGGTTGATGATGATTCTGTGCTGTGCCATTGGCTGGGGTCTAAATTACATTCCCACGGCCATTCTTGCCGAATGGTGCATGATGGCGCACACGCATTAAAAGCAATCAAGGATGAAGTTTATGATGTCGTTCTCTTGGACAGAATGTTACCCATCATGGATGGATTTACGGTATTACGTGAATTACAAGGCTCACGTCATCCGCCTATTATGTTGCTCTCGGCGCTGGATCGTGATGTCGATCGGGTGATGGGTTTAGAGCTCGGTGCAGAAGATTATCTCGGCAAGCCTTTTAATTTTAATGAGCTTAGGTTACGTCTGGATATTATGGCGCGGCGCGGTAAACGCCATGCGGATAACCCTTCCATGCTGACTTTTGAAGACCTGCAACTTGACCGTATGCAACGCGTTGCATGGCGCGGCGGCAAGCGTATCGATTTGACCGATAAAGAAATCAAGTTACTGATTATATTGATGGAGAATCCAGGTCAGGCGATTACGCGCACCATGCTGTTAGAGCGTGTATGGGGCTACAATTTTGATCCACAGACCAATTTGATCGACGTTCATATGTCAAAGCTGCGGGCGAAAATTGATAAAGGCTTTCCGCGTCCATTAATTAAAACGTTAAGAGCGATGGGCTACGCATTAGGCACGGTAGATAAGGACAAAACCGATGTTGGCAGCCACGCTGAATAA
- a CDS encoding sensor histidine kinase, with product MLAATLNKIKIKKLGQRWQVKIKHWQLLGASQYPGFLCTSNFRQAITIVFLFLLMMLMCIVGFSSLSETLIRTHVREVILGNIYDYSMQSRLTNADSLIAQLRQDNRAKGDELPLFLVMNKDGDILYHNHSLKLHPLKTSSLQALPLNIHPLEMRQHTDCRMDVSCLKAEISSPDDPNLIGLSVMLDDGGVLFTAYNIRPMLERVRTIPLVAGAGLFIVLLFCLFVSRHFSLRSLRSVEKIRAALHRYSSGEQQVRMPLSPYDDDFDSLSADINQNLERIERLMEQVRNTSSHVAHELRTPLTHLQNRLFNLTERAVLDNDVRDELNLAVDEVHKILGLFRTVMRIGEIESGRCVHQFENIEARQLLEEIAEYYQPLAEERGCRLKIEIKAGIQLFGDRALLFQALANLVENALKYAAQGKYITLSVTLYRGWIALSVADRGPGIPPALHAKALQRFQRLDPWFQSGYGLGLSLVQAITDLHGGKLYLDSSEPGLNVYLCLNRC from the coding sequence ATGTTGGCAGCCACGCTGAATAAAATAAAAATAAAGAAGCTGGGGCAGCGATGGCAGGTAAAAATAAAACACTGGCAATTACTGGGGGCAAGCCAATATCCCGGCTTTTTATGCACCTCTAATTTTCGTCAGGCAATAACCATTGTTTTTCTGTTCTTATTGATGATGCTGATGTGTATTGTCGGCTTCAGTTCACTCAGTGAAACGTTGATTAGAACGCATGTCCGTGAAGTTATTCTGGGTAATATTTACGATTACTCGATGCAGTCGCGTTTAACCAATGCCGATAGCCTGATCGCACAATTACGCCAGGATAATCGGGCGAAAGGGGATGAATTACCGCTGTTTCTGGTGATGAATAAAGACGGTGATATTCTGTATCACAATCATTCTCTAAAACTGCATCCTCTGAAAACGTCTTCTCTACAGGCACTTCCTCTCAATATCCATCCTCTGGAAATGCGGCAGCACACTGACTGCCGGATGGATGTCAGCTGCCTTAAGGCCGAAATTTCCAGTCCAGACGATCCCAATCTGATCGGTTTGTCCGTCATGCTGGATGATGGGGGCGTGCTGTTTACCGCCTATAACATTCGGCCCATGTTAGAACGGGTGAGGACGATCCCGCTGGTGGCGGGGGCAGGACTGTTTATCGTGCTGCTTTTCTGCCTGTTCGTCAGCCGCCATTTCAGCTTACGCAGTTTACGCAGCGTGGAGAAAATCCGTGCGGCGCTGCATCGCTACAGCAGCGGCGAGCAGCAGGTGCGTATGCCACTGTCGCCTTATGACGATGATTTTGACAGCCTGAGCGCTGACATTAATCAGAATCTGGAACGGATTGAGCGCCTGATGGAGCAGGTGCGTAATACCTCAAGTCACGTCGCGCATGAACTGCGTACGCCGTTGACGCATCTGCAAAACCGGTTGTTCAACCTGACGGAGCGGGCAGTGCTGGATAACGACGTTCGTGATGAGTTGAATCTGGCGGTGGATGAGGTGCACAAAATTCTCGGGCTGTTCCGTACCGTGATGCGCATCGGCGAAATCGAAAGCGGACGCTGCGTGCACCAGTTTGAGAATATTGAGGCACGCCAACTGTTGGAAGAAATTGCCGAGTATTATCAGCCGCTGGCGGAAGAACGCGGCTGTCGGCTGAAAATTGAAATCAAAGCCGGTATCCAGCTTTTTGGCGACCGGGCGCTACTGTTTCAGGCGCTGGCCAATCTGGTGGAGAACGCGCTGAAATACGCGGCGCAGGGGAAATACATCACCTTGAGCGTGACGCTGTATCGCGGCTGGATCGCGCTGAGCGTTGCTGACCGTGGTCCGGGTATTCCGCCTGCGCTTCATGCTAAGGCGCTACAGCGTTTTCAGCGGTTGGATCCCTGGTTTCAGTCCGGCTATGGGTTGGGGTTGTCTCTGGTTCAGGCGATTACCGATCTGCACGGCGGCAAACTGTATCTGGACTCCTCTGAACCGGGTTTGAACGTCTATCTGTGCCTTAATCGCTGTTAA